One window of the uncultured Treponema sp. genome contains the following:
- a CDS encoding DNA cytosine methyltransferase → MNDSVVNFRILDLFSGAGGFSYGIEKNPHFKTLLALDFNENALKTFKYNLPDSEVVVGDITDSAIKKSIVEKAKKYNINMIIGGPPCQGFSLKGKKLGLEDARNYLFKEYLTIVEKIQPEVFIIENVKALLSTSAGWFKNQILDKIQQLGYFVDYGVLTASDFGVPQVRQRAVFICCKTKQISLPKPITKKVITVREAISDLAYLNSGEGYVEQEYTTKAESTYQRIMRQNSKKLYNHKASNHAMIAVEKLKMIPPECGKEHLPKELLGNQKFSGTWGRLKWDFPSPTIDTRFDACSNGRNNHPFLNRSITPREAARLQSFDDKFVFIGSKVQVRQQIGNAVPPLMAKAIADKIYSEIFEEK, encoded by the coding sequence ATGAATGATAGTGTGGTGAATTTTCGAATATTAGATTTATTCAGCGGAGCAGGTGGATTTTCTTATGGAATAGAAAAAAATCCACATTTTAAAACTTTACTTGCACTGGATTTTAATGAAAATGCCTTAAAAACTTTTAAGTATAATCTACCAGATTCAGAAGTTGTTGTTGGAGATATAACAGATTCAGCAATAAAAAAATCAATAGTAGAAAAAGCAAAAAAATACAATATAAATATGATTATTGGTGGACCGCCTTGTCAGGGTTTTTCATTGAAAGGAAAAAAACTTGGACTAGAAGATGCCCGTAATTATTTATTTAAGGAATATTTGACTATTGTAGAGAAAATACAGCCTGAAGTTTTTATTATTGAAAATGTAAAGGCTCTTCTTTCTACATCTGCGGGTTGGTTTAAAAATCAGATTTTAGATAAAATACAACAACTAGGATATTTTGTTGATTATGGAGTATTGACAGCTTCTGATTTTGGAGTTCCTCAGGTAAGACAAAGAGCCGTTTTTATTTGTTGCAAAACAAAGCAAATTTCATTACCCAAACCAATTACAAAAAAAGTTATTACCGTTCGAGAAGCAATATCAGATTTAGCTTATCTAAATTCAGGCGAGGGATATGTAGAACAAGAATATACAACTAAAGCAGAATCTACCTACCAGAGAATAATGCGGCAGAATTCTAAAAAACTGTATAACCATAAAGCTTCAAATCATGCAATGATAGCAGTTGAGAAACTTAAGATGATACCTCCTGAATGTGGAAAAGAACATTTGCCAAAAGAACTCTTGGGAAATCAGAAATTCTCTGGAACATGGGGAAGATTAAAATGGGATTTTCCATCTCCAACGATAGATACTCGTTTTGATGCCTGTTCAAATGGAAGAAACAATCACCCATTCTTAAATCGTTCAATTACACCAAGAGAAGCTGCAAGATTGCAATCGTTTGATGATAAATTTGTTTTTATTGGTTCAAAAGTTCAAGTAAGGCAACAAATAGGGAATGCAGTTCCCCCGCTAATGGCTAAAGCGATTGCCGATAAAATATACAGTGAAATATTCGAGGAGAAATAA
- a CDS encoding adenine-specific methyltransferase EcoRI family protein: MEMSNKNTNLHRAKRSKDDEFYTTYETIEKELAHYVEQFKNKTVLCNCDNPFTSNFSKYFICNFNVLGLKRLICTSFSQSDYEQPSLFDNLNPISQKGFVFDISNISEFYDGQKTLSDFLVSSNSVKELKGNGDFRSEECINYLKQCDIVVTNPPFSLFKEMVSEIMKYDKKFLIIGNQNALTYKEIFPLVQNNIVWTGYQFGEMKFRVPADSEPRSTRYWVDETGQKWRSLGNAMWLTNLDNKRRHENLKLTQRFNPVIHQKYDNFNAIHVRNITEIPFDYSGIMGVPITIINRYNSEQFEIIGEANHGSDSKYDIFKPILNGREIFKRILIRNKTV; encoded by the coding sequence ATGGAAATGTCTAATAAAAATACAAATTTACATAGGGCAAAACGTTCAAAAGACGATGAGTTTTATACTACTTATGAAACGATAGAAAAAGAACTTGCTCATTATGTTGAACAGTTTAAGAATAAAACAGTTCTCTGCAATTGTGATAATCCATTTACTTCTAATTTTTCTAAATATTTTATATGTAATTTCAATGTTCTTGGTTTAAAAAGACTTATCTGTACATCATTTTCTCAATCGGATTATGAACAACCAAGTTTATTTGATAATCTAAATCCTATTTCACAAAAAGGATTTGTTTTTGATATAAGTAATATTTCAGAGTTTTATGATGGACAAAAAACATTATCGGACTTTTTAGTATCTTCAAATTCCGTAAAAGAATTAAAAGGCAATGGCGATTTTAGAAGTGAGGAATGTATTAATTATTTAAAACAATGTGATATTGTTGTTACAAATCCTCCTTTTTCTTTATTTAAAGAAATGGTTTCTGAAATTATGAAATATGACAAAAAGTTTCTGATAATAGGAAATCAGAATGCACTTACATACAAAGAAATTTTCCCATTGGTTCAAAATAACATTGTTTGGACAGGCTATCAGTTTGGAGAAATGAAGTTCAGAGTTCCTGCTGATTCGGAGCCTCGTTCAACCCGTTATTGGGTTGATGAAACTGGACAGAAATGGAGAAGTCTTGGAAATGCTATGTGGCTTACAAATTTGGATAATAAAAGACGACATGAAAATTTGAAACTAACACAACGTTTTAATCCTGTTATTCATCAAAAATACGATAATTTCAATGCTATTCATGTAAGGAATATTACAGAAATCCCATTTGACTATAGCGGTATAATGGGGGTTCCTATAACAATTATAAATCGCTATAACAGTGAGCAATTTGAAATCATTGGAGAAGCCAATCATGGCTCTGACAGTAAATATGATATTTTTAAGCCTATATTAAATGGTAGAGAAATATTCAAGAGAATCTTGATTAGAAACAAGACTGTATGA
- a CDS encoding Fic family protein — MPYEPPFKITDEIINIVAQIAEKIGELKSFEKSPLHVELRKENRIKTIHSSLAIENNSLSIEQITAIIEGKRVLGSPNEIQEVKNAVQAYDLLLELNPYEEKDLLRAHQLMMSELVEHSGKYRSGGVGIFDGKEVVHLAPPADRVPFLMADLFEWLRESSVHPLIKSCVFHYEFEFIHPFEDGNGRMGRLWQTVILKEWKSIFAWIPVESLVKENQAEYYNALNSSDTAADSTEFIEFMLNLILRTVDEIISTENAAKKITAKITIKITANQRKILDEIRKNPFITQEELSSKLGIARLNIIKNMKKLQENNIIRRVGAAKNGHWEIVEEKDES, encoded by the coding sequence ATGCCATACGAACCGCCGTTCAAGATTACTGATGAAATTATAAATATCGTTGCGCAGATTGCGGAAAAAATCGGGGAGCTGAAAAGCTTCGAGAAAAGCCCACTTCATGTGGAACTGCGGAAGGAAAACCGCATAAAAACCATTCACTCTTCGCTTGCTATTGAAAACAATTCGCTTAGCATTGAGCAGATTACAGCGATTATCGAGGGAAAGCGTGTTCTTGGCTCTCCTAACGAAATTCAGGAAGTGAAAAATGCTGTTCAGGCTTACGACCTTTTGCTTGAGCTGAATCCTTATGAGGAAAAAGATTTGCTGCGTGCCCATCAGCTTATGATGTCTGAGCTTGTGGAACATAGCGGAAAGTACAGAAGTGGCGGTGTAGGAATTTTTGACGGAAAGGAAGTTGTTCACCTTGCGCCTCCTGCGGACAGAGTTCCTTTTTTAATGGCGGATTTGTTTGAATGGCTTCGGGAAAGCTCTGTTCATCCGCTTATAAAAAGCTGTGTTTTTCATTATGAGTTTGAATTCATTCATCCTTTTGAGGACGGAAACGGAAGAATGGGGCGGCTTTGGCAGACTGTTATTTTAAAGGAATGGAAAAGCATTTTCGCCTGGATTCCTGTTGAAAGCCTTGTTAAGGAAAATCAGGCTGAATATTACAATGCGTTGAATTCCAGCGATACGGCTGCTGACAGCACAGAATTCATCGAGTTTATGCTGAATCTGATTTTAAGAACGGTTGATGAGATTATTTCCACCGAAAATGCCGCAAAAAAGATTACTGCAAAGATTACCATAAAGATTACTGCAAACCAAAGAAAGATTCTTGACGAAATCAGGAAAAATCCGTTTATAACACAGGAAGAGCTTTCCTCTAAACTTGGAATTGCAAGGCTCAACATCATAAAAAACATGAAGAAATTGCAGGAAAACAATATAATCCGCCGTGTCGGTGCGGCAAAAAACGGACATTGGGAAATCGTTGAAGAAAAAGATGAATCCTGA
- a CDS encoding HNH endonuclease signature motif containing protein — translation MHSKFLESLSKDEYEKLKKDLADIQSNKCYICQKEIDLQLQETDIDHIVPLANRGKDDKSNFAITHASCNRSKKDANLNIARILYRLKTLQDDVLSKENRSASLKDLLEQEKGSKFEFKYKIENDEIIYSFSEISDTNIYKSKIYEDKLSKEKSCFIEVPLEYIFHDDLINPRGINSSISLLVKEFSKGNPQLHLSLARINNGKIQIFDGQHKAVAQILLGNRNLLLRLFINPNVDRLIETNTNAGSSLRKIAFDKSIMRQLNNTLYYETITKYQNDHNLSNDCFDFSEEQLVEYFKGENANIRKYIVDSIKHTITHSPDNLLKAYIDFEGKAKELPISYSAFEKTFLSTFIDSKLILKTNLSYKTDEGENPRELEINQLIQVLNIIAEEIYINKFNPEVGVSRIEQKIIDKRDSDITDAHLIAYRMSKEEVLYNWLQYLKKVIESYFATTGKLYDPRKLFQESFSDVLWANIRKFVKNLAALPLWKDKSMASTHFSGKKNYDFWREVFETGKTPDGALVLAKPLNYMELIRE, via the coding sequence ATGCATTCAAAATTTTTGGAAAGCTTGTCAAAAGATGAATATGAAAAATTGAAAAAAGATTTGGCAGATATTCAGTCAAACAAATGTTATATTTGTCAAAAAGAAATTGATTTGCAGCTTCAGGAAACGGATATAGATCATATAGTGCCATTGGCTAATAGAGGAAAGGATGACAAGTCAAATTTTGCTATAACTCATGCAAGTTGTAATAGAAGCAAAAAAGATGCGAATCTGAATATTGCAAGAATTCTATATCGATTAAAGACATTACAAGATGATGTCCTCTCAAAAGAAAATCGTTCAGCTTCCTTGAAAGACTTGTTGGAACAAGAAAAAGGTTCTAAGTTTGAATTCAAATATAAGATTGAAAATGATGAAATCATTTATTCTTTTTCTGAAATCAGTGATACCAATATTTACAAATCTAAGATTTATGAAGATAAACTTTCTAAAGAAAAATCTTGTTTTATAGAAGTTCCACTAGAATATATTTTTCATGATGATTTGATAAATCCACGTGGTATAAATTCGAGTATTTCGTTGCTCGTAAAAGAATTTTCAAAAGGAAATCCACAGCTTCATTTATCACTGGCAAGAATAAATAATGGAAAAATACAAATTTTCGATGGACAACATAAAGCTGTTGCTCAGATACTTTTGGGAAATAGGAATTTATTGCTTCGCTTGTTCATAAATCCGAATGTGGACAGATTGATTGAGACGAATACAAATGCTGGAAGTTCATTACGTAAGATTGCTTTTGATAAAAGTATAATGAGGCAGCTGAACAATACTTTATATTATGAAACGATAACAAAGTATCAAAATGACCATAATTTGAGCAATGACTGTTTTGATTTTTCAGAAGAGCAGCTTGTTGAATATTTTAAGGGTGAGAACGCCAATATAAGAAAATATATTGTAGACAGCATAAAACATACAATAACACATTCTCCCGATAATTTGCTGAAGGCTTATATAGATTTTGAAGGAAAAGCAAAAGAATTGCCAATTTCATATAGTGCATTTGAAAAGACTTTTCTTTCAACTTTTATAGATTCAAAACTGATTTTAAAGACAAATTTAAGCTATAAAACAGATGAGGGAGAAAATCCAAGAGAGCTAGAAATAAATCAGCTTATTCAAGTGTTGAATATTATTGCAGAAGAAATTTATATAAATAAATTTAATCCAGAAGTCGGGGTGTCCCGAATTGAACAGAAAATAATTGACAAAAGAGATTCTGATATTACAGATGCCCATTTAATCGCATACAGAATGAGCAAAGAAGAAGTTCTTTATAATTGGCTTCAATATTTAAAGAAAGTGATTGAAAGTTATTTTGCAACTACAGGAAAATTATATGATCCTAGGAAATTGTTTCAGGAGAGCTTTTCAGATGTGCTATGGGCAAATATTAGAAAATTTGTGAAAAACTTAGCTGCCTTACCATTATGGAAAGACAAGAGTATGGCAAGCACACATTTTTCAGGAAAGAAAAACTATGATTTTTGGCGAGAAGTTTTTGAAACTGGAAAAACTCCTGACGGTGCATTAGTTCTTGCAAAACCATTGAATTATATGGAGTTGATTAGAGAATAG
- a CDS encoding YafY family protein — MASDKKRDDIRRTARIIQIDEMLRGGAFVGMDELVFKFGVNKRTVERDFERLRDEMNAPLEYDKTKKMYHYTDPTFSVPNVVLTEGELFTVSTLMPLLEQYKNTPLERSFKNVMAKIASFLPDTVTVDSSFLNTDISFISDPLPKIDAEVFNQIFKAIKSRSVVSFGYKSSGSKAFKEKIFDCYHVVCQKGNWYVLGFDHGAADFRVFALSRIKNIVPAGETFSVPKDFDIHRHIDLNFGIWNNPEPPEEYEFLFSAKMANYVLEREWHKNQLIAQHEDGTVLLKFSSNQKQMVFSWAMGFGDSVTVIKPERLREEIRAECEKMSGKYGTQEK, encoded by the coding sequence ATGGCTTCTGACAAAAAACGCGACGACATCCGCCGCACTGCACGCATTATTCAGATTGACGAGATGCTCCGCGGCGGGGCTTTTGTGGGAATGGACGAGCTGGTTTTTAAGTTCGGCGTGAACAAGCGGACTGTTGAGCGTGATTTTGAGCGGCTCCGGGACGAAATGAACGCGCCTCTTGAATACGACAAGACTAAAAAAATGTACCATTACACCGACCCGACTTTCTCCGTGCCGAACGTCGTGCTTACGGAAGGCGAGCTTTTTACGGTTTCCACTTTAATGCCGCTTTTGGAGCAGTACAAGAATACGCCTTTGGAACGCTCGTTCAAGAATGTCATGGCGAAAATCGCGTCTTTTCTGCCGGACACGGTTACTGTTGATTCCTCGTTCTTGAATACGGACATAAGCTTTATTTCTGACCCGCTTCCAAAAATCGATGCGGAGGTTTTCAACCAGATTTTCAAGGCGATAAAGAGCCGCTCGGTTGTTTCGTTCGGTTACAAAAGCTCAGGGAGCAAGGCTTTTAAGGAAAAGATTTTTGACTGCTATCACGTTGTCTGCCAGAAAGGTAACTGGTATGTTCTTGGCTTTGACCACGGCGCGGCGGATTTTCGGGTTTTCGCTCTCTCGCGGATAAAAAATATCGTTCCTGCCGGCGAAACTTTTTCCGTTCCGAAAGATTTTGACATTCACAGGCACATCGACTTGAATTTTGGAATCTGGAACAATCCCGAGCCGCCTGAAGAATATGAATTCCTTTTTTCCGCAAAAATGGCGAACTACGTCCTTGAGCGCGAATGGCACAAAAATCAGCTGATTGCACAGCACGAGGACGGCACAGTTCTTCTTAAATTCAGTTCGAACCAGAAGCAGATGGTGTTCTCCTGGGCAATGGGCTTCGGCGATTCCGTTACGGTTATAAAACCTGAAAGATTAAGGGAAGAAATCCGCGCGGAATGTGAGAAGATGTCGGGGAAGTATGGCACGCAAGAGAAATGA
- a CDS encoding phospholipase D-like domain-containing protein, which produces MRIITNSNKPNDRMFKLLSEQGKNTQVLIASAFFNEAKMALEMVNNNCTIMLIVRLDYGTSPEALWKILGNKNIDIRFFTGPHFHPKFYIFGNNTAYLGSSNFTTPGLTTNNEVNIEFDSEEPVFEELKSAFWDYWNQAEVLTKEKLDKFADIVANCKNPEPFRSIMASVGTYEYNNVGRTEISENQREKYVSNFRKSYQRYISRFNILKDIYESTKVRRYPNVPLRIEVDRFLWWIREVYAAGENYRGIPEKDTASIKKEIIPYIKEFENVKNGYLDTSASTRFFSVSNGFKSKEMIGKMNFDEIFDILAEVYAFHDSLRFYAGGLATLKETFKNENELDKIKKTIIYLLFGKNEYEERIFDCLYDEHYKLKGFGEHCLKELYGLVNSDEIPICNGRTLKSMEWLGFGKL; this is translated from the coding sequence ATGCGTATTATTACAAATTCCAACAAGCCTAATGATAGAATGTTTAAACTGCTTTCTGAACAAGGGAAAAACACACAAGTTCTGATTGCCTCTGCCTTTTTTAACGAAGCTAAAATGGCATTGGAAATGGTAAATAACAACTGCACAATAATGTTAATTGTTCGTCTTGATTATGGAACTTCTCCAGAAGCTCTTTGGAAAATTTTAGGTAATAAAAATATTGATATACGCTTCTTTACTGGGCCGCATTTTCATCCAAAATTCTATATTTTTGGTAATAATACGGCTTATTTAGGTTCTTCTAACTTTACAACTCCCGGACTGACAACAAACAATGAAGTAAATATTGAATTTGATTCAGAAGAACCTGTCTTTGAAGAGTTGAAATCAGCATTTTGGGATTATTGGAATCAAGCGGAAGTTTTGACAAAGGAAAAACTTGATAAATTTGCAGATATTGTTGCAAATTGTAAAAATCCGGAACCTTTTCGCTCTATTATGGCCTCTGTGGGAACGTATGAATATAACAATGTAGGCAGAACAGAAATATCTGAAAACCAAAGAGAAAAATATGTTTCGAATTTCAGAAAATCATATCAGCGTTATATAAGTCGTTTTAATATCTTGAAAGATATATATGAAAGCACAAAAGTTCGCCGTTATCCGAATGTTCCATTGAGAATAGAAGTGGATAGGTTTTTATGGTGGATTAGAGAAGTTTATGCGGCTGGAGAAAATTATAGAGGAATTCCTGAAAAAGACACTGCTAGCATAAAAAAAGAAATAATTCCATATATAAAAGAATTTGAAAACGTTAAAAATGGCTATCTTGATACATCAGCCTCAACAAGATTCTTCTCAGTTTCAAATGGATTCAAATCAAAAGAAATGATTGGAAAAATGAATTTTGATGAAATATTCGATATTCTCGCTGAGGTTTATGCTTTTCATGATAGTTTAAGATTTTATGCTGGTGGACTTGCTACGTTGAAAGAAACTTTTAAGAATGAAAATGAATTGGATAAAATAAAGAAAACAATCATATATCTGCTTTTTGGTAAAAACGAATATGAGGAAAGAATTTTTGACTGTCTTTATGATGAGCATTATAAATTAAAAGGTTTTGGAGAACATTGTCTAAAAGAGCTTTATGGTCTTGTGAATTCAGATGAAATTCCTATTTGCAATGGTCGGACATTGAAAAGTATGGAATGGCTTGGATTCGGAAAACTGTAA